One Kitasatospora sp. NBC_01266 genomic window carries:
- a CDS encoding glutamate synthase subunit beta, giving the protein MADPKGFLTTQKQLAERRPVDVRLRDWNEVYVERSLLPIITKQAGRCMDCGIPFCHNGCPLGNLIPEWNDLAFRDDWSGAIERLHATNNFPEFTGRLCPAPCESACVLGINQDAVTIKNVEVTIIDKAWDNGGVRPQVPERLSGKTVAVVGSGPAGLAVAQQLTRAGHTVVVYERADRIGGLLRYGIPEFKMEKRHINRRIEQMRAEGTRFRTGVEVGSDLTGQQLRERFDAVVVAAGATTARDLPVPGRELKGIHQAMEYLPLANKVQEGDFVEAPISAKGKHVIVIGGGDTGADCLGTALRQGAASVTQLEIMPRPGDDRPGHQPWPTMPMTYKVTSAHEEGGDRVYSVNTTHFSGDEEGNVQELHLVEVEFKDGRFEPVPGTERAIPAQLVTLAMGFTGTDVRNGLVEQLGVELDARGNVARDSRFATNVDGVYVCGDAGRGQSLIVWAIAEGRSAAAAVDAYLGGKTALPAPIRPTDRPLAV; this is encoded by the coding sequence GTGGCTGACCCCAAGGGCTTCCTGACCACCCAGAAGCAGCTCGCCGAGCGGCGTCCCGTGGACGTCCGGCTGCGCGACTGGAACGAGGTCTACGTCGAGCGCAGCCTGCTGCCGATCATCACCAAGCAGGCCGGGCGCTGCATGGACTGCGGCATCCCGTTCTGCCACAACGGCTGCCCGCTGGGGAACCTGATCCCCGAGTGGAACGACCTCGCCTTCCGGGACGACTGGTCCGGCGCGATCGAGCGGCTGCACGCGACCAACAACTTCCCGGAGTTCACCGGGCGGCTGTGCCCCGCGCCGTGCGAGTCGGCCTGCGTGCTGGGGATCAACCAGGACGCGGTGACCATCAAGAACGTCGAGGTCACCATCATCGACAAGGCCTGGGACAACGGCGGGGTGCGCCCGCAGGTCCCGGAGCGGCTGTCCGGCAAGACGGTCGCCGTGGTCGGCTCCGGACCGGCCGGCCTGGCCGTCGCCCAGCAGCTCACCCGGGCCGGGCACACCGTCGTGGTCTACGAGCGCGCCGACCGGATCGGCGGCCTGCTGCGGTACGGCATCCCCGAGTTCAAGATGGAGAAGCGGCACATCAACCGCCGCATCGAGCAGATGCGCGCGGAGGGCACCCGGTTCCGCACCGGGGTCGAGGTCGGCTCCGACCTGACCGGACAGCAGCTGCGCGAGCGCTTCGACGCGGTCGTGGTCGCCGCCGGCGCCACCACCGCCCGCGACCTGCCGGTGCCGGGCCGCGAGCTCAAGGGCATCCACCAGGCGATGGAGTACCTGCCGCTGGCCAACAAGGTCCAGGAGGGCGACTTCGTCGAGGCCCCGATCAGCGCCAAGGGCAAGCACGTCATCGTGATCGGCGGCGGCGACACCGGCGCCGACTGCCTGGGCACCGCGCTGCGCCAGGGAGCCGCCTCGGTCACCCAGCTGGAGATCATGCCGCGCCCCGGCGACGACCGCCCCGGCCACCAGCCGTGGCCGACCATGCCGATGACCTACAAGGTCACCTCCGCGCACGAGGAGGGCGGCGACCGCGTTTACTCGGTGAACACCACGCACTTCAGCGGCGACGAGGAAGGCAACGTCCAGGAGCTCCACCTGGTCGAGGTCGAGTTCAAGGACGGCCGGTTCGAGCCGGTGCCCGGCACCGAGCGCGCCATCCCCGCGCAGCTGGTCACCCTGGCGATGGGCTTCACCGGCACCGATGTCCGCAACGGCCTGGTCGAGCAGCTTGGCGTCGAGCTGGACGCACGAGGTAATGTGGCCCGGGACTCGAGGTTCGCCACCAACGTGGACGGCGTCTACGTCTGTGGTGACGCCGGTCGCGGCCAGTCGCTGATCGTCTGGGCGATCGCCGAGGGCCGCTCCGCCGCCGCCGCGGTCGACGCCTACCTGGGCGGCAAGACCGCGCTGCCCGCCCCGATCCGCCCGACCGACCGCCCGCTGGCGGTCTGA
- a CDS encoding winged helix-turn-helix domain-containing protein: MPGIRFSAQDLAATRFTCSRLREVVAGVQVLKDAGARAIHLPWVRQARAALAGVRYELLSQLVPMPARYLPDFLSPMPAATAPSLAAELAALTATAPAAVRAQLERLPRPLPALVADLRRDPAAGLGRLAGEIQAFWTAAVEPHWPRIEHLIDGEILYRARRMATGGPAALFDGLHPKVSWQDDRLTIAQRRRTADLVLEAGRGLVLVPSVFIWPGAAFEADDSRHQPGLVYPPRGVATLWEQGAAAPPQALAALLGRGRAQLLAELAAPASTSELAARTGQSAPNVAHHLAVLRAAGLLARHRTGRTVLYVRTAVAQALVEGGG, from the coding sequence ATGCCCGGCATCCGGTTCTCCGCCCAGGACCTGGCCGCCACCCGGTTCACCTGCTCGCGCCTGCGGGAGGTGGTGGCGGGGGTCCAGGTCCTCAAGGACGCGGGGGCCCGGGCGATCCACCTGCCCTGGGTCCGGCAGGCCCGCGCGGCGCTGGCCGGCGTGCGCTACGAGCTGCTCTCCCAGCTGGTCCCGATGCCCGCCCGGTACCTGCCGGACTTCCTCTCCCCGATGCCGGCCGCCACCGCCCCGTCGCTGGCCGCGGAGCTGGCCGCCCTCACCGCCACCGCCCCCGCCGCGGTGCGCGCCCAGCTGGAACGGCTGCCGAGGCCGCTGCCGGCCCTGGTGGCCGACCTGCGGCGCGACCCGGCCGCCGGACTCGGCCGGCTGGCCGGCGAGATCCAGGCCTTCTGGACCGCCGCGGTCGAACCGCACTGGCCCCGGATCGAGCACCTGATCGACGGGGAGATCCTCTACCGCGCCCGCCGGATGGCCACCGGCGGCCCGGCCGCCCTCTTCGACGGCCTGCACCCCAAGGTGAGCTGGCAGGACGACCGGCTGACCATCGCCCAGCGCCGCCGCACCGCCGACCTCGTGCTGGAGGCCGGCCGCGGCCTGGTCCTGGTCCCCTCCGTCTTCATCTGGCCCGGCGCCGCCTTCGAGGCCGACGACTCCCGCCACCAGCCCGGCCTGGTCTACCCGCCCCGCGGCGTCGCCACCCTCTGGGAGCAGGGCGCCGCCGCTCCCCCGCAGGCCCTGGCCGCCCTGCTCGGCCGCGGCCGCGCCCAGCTGCTGGCCGAACTCGCCGCCCCGGCCTCCACCAGCGAGCTCGCCGCCCGCACCGGCCAGTCCGCCCCGAACGTGGCCCACCACCTCGCCGTCCTGCGCGCGGCGGGCCTGCTCGCCCGGCACCGCACCGGCCGCACCGTGCTGTACGTGCGGACCGCGGTGGCGCAGGCGCTGGTCGAGGGCGGCGGCTGA
- a CDS encoding MFS transporter, with protein MAKTRSLGLPRTAGQRPLVAAHLIDSLGTGLVLSFVVVYFVRTTTLSVATVGAAITAARLLALPTAIVTGRLIDRFGARATAAAGNAVSALAYGGFLAVHQAWQLVLVAWLAQVGAVGYWTSSTGLVVLAAGEGERPRWFALVQTLRNAGLALGAALGSLLVGAGELHAVVALNAVSYLAAALLLVLWRPAGRARTEPVGTPGNPGSYRDVLRDRRYLLLVGVNLCNVFGSLISSLLLAVYLTGGLHRQAWLAGSLLMMNGLQVVLTQGPVAHRLERRRPTRVIAAASLVNALAFALFALLAAAPGWSVVAGLYLAMFLYNVAETMATPFAGELSVSLADPRLRGRYLGVYQLSWNTGQALAPGVLTLLLARGAVWPWVFLAALAVAAVPALLVLERLIPAAEGAVGPGGGPLAAPAAPGARTLSRR; from the coding sequence ATGGCGAAAACGCGCTCTCTCGGGTTGCCCCGCACCGCCGGGCAACGACCTCTCGTCGCAGCTCACCTGATCGACAGCCTCGGCACCGGGCTGGTGCTCAGCTTCGTGGTGGTGTACTTCGTGCGGACCACCACGCTCTCGGTCGCCACCGTCGGGGCGGCGATCACCGCCGCCCGGCTGCTGGCACTGCCGACCGCGATCGTCACCGGCCGGCTGATCGACCGGTTCGGCGCCCGTGCCACCGCCGCCGCCGGAAACGCGGTCTCGGCGCTCGCCTACGGCGGATTCCTGGCGGTCCACCAGGCCTGGCAGCTGGTGCTGGTCGCCTGGCTCGCCCAGGTCGGTGCGGTCGGCTACTGGACCAGCAGCACCGGCCTGGTGGTGCTGGCCGCCGGCGAGGGCGAGCGGCCCCGGTGGTTCGCGCTGGTCCAGACGCTGCGCAACGCCGGCCTGGCCCTCGGCGCGGCGCTCGGGTCGCTGCTGGTCGGCGCGGGGGAACTGCACGCGGTGGTCGCGCTCAACGCCGTCAGCTACCTGGCCGCCGCGCTGCTGCTGGTGCTCTGGCGCCCGGCCGGGCGCGCCCGCACCGAGCCGGTGGGGACCCCGGGCAACCCGGGCAGCTACCGCGACGTGCTGCGCGACCGGCGCTACCTGCTGCTGGTCGGGGTCAACCTGTGCAACGTCTTCGGCTCGCTGATCAGCAGCCTGCTGCTCGCCGTCTACCTCACCGGCGGTCTGCACCGCCAGGCCTGGCTGGCCGGGTCGCTGCTGATGATGAACGGCCTCCAGGTGGTGCTCACCCAGGGCCCGGTCGCGCACCGGCTGGAACGGCGGCGCCCGACCCGGGTGATCGCGGCGGCCTCGCTGGTCAACGCGCTCGCCTTCGCCCTCTTCGCGCTGCTGGCCGCCGCGCCCGGCTGGAGCGTGGTGGCGGGGCTGTACCTGGCGATGTTCCTCTACAACGTGGCCGAGACGATGGCCACCCCGTTCGCCGGGGAGCTGAGCGTCAGCCTGGCCGACCCACGGCTGCGCGGCCGCTACCTGGGTGTCTACCAGCTCTCCTGGAACACCGGGCAGGCGCTGGCCCCCGGGGTGCTCACCCTGCTGCTGGCGCGCGGTGCGGTCTGGCCGTGGGTCTTCCTGGCCGCGCTCGCCGTCGCCGCCGTCCCGGCGCTGCTGGTGCTGGAGCGGCTGATCCCGGCCGCCGAGGGTGCCGTGGGACCGGGAGGGGGGCCGCTGGCGGCGCCGGCGGCGCCCGGTGCGCGCACGCTGAGTCGGCGCTGA
- a CDS encoding helix-turn-helix domain-containing protein has protein sequence MSSGTGQTGSGVTVRRLLLGSQLRRLREAQGVSREAAGYEIRASESKIGRMELGRVSFKERDVADLLSLYGVNDPDQRGDLLSMVRAANATPWWHAYADVVPGWFQSYLGFEEAAGTISSYEVQFVPGLLQTEEYARAVIRLGAQSAPQQEIERRVEVRMHRQRLLVREGGPRLVVVIDEAALRRPCGGPAVMRGQLTRLLELAEQPQIELQVLPLGFDGLSAETGAFSLLAFREPDLAEVVYLEQFTTALYLDRPREVAEYAESLERLRADSLTPERSRELLRTLLQEP, from the coding sequence ATGAGCAGCGGCACGGGTCAGACCGGCAGCGGGGTGACGGTCCGACGGCTGCTGCTGGGTTCCCAGTTGCGCCGGTTGCGCGAGGCCCAGGGCGTCTCCCGCGAGGCCGCCGGGTACGAGATCCGCGCCTCCGAATCGAAGATCGGCCGGATGGAGCTGGGCCGGGTCAGCTTCAAGGAGCGTGACGTCGCCGACCTGCTCTCGCTCTACGGCGTCAACGACCCCGACCAGCGCGGCGACCTGCTCTCCATGGTGCGCGCCGCCAACGCCACCCCCTGGTGGCACGCGTACGCCGATGTGGTGCCCGGCTGGTTCCAGAGCTACCTGGGCTTCGAGGAGGCGGCCGGCACCATCTCCTCCTACGAGGTGCAGTTCGTCCCCGGCCTGCTGCAGACCGAGGAGTACGCCCGCGCGGTGATCCGGCTCGGCGCGCAGAGCGCCCCGCAGCAGGAGATCGAGCGCCGGGTCGAGGTGCGGATGCACCGCCAGCGGCTGCTGGTCCGCGAGGGCGGCCCGCGACTGGTCGTCGTGATCGACGAGGCGGCGCTGCGCCGCCCGTGCGGCGGGCCCGCGGTGATGCGCGGTCAGCTGACCCGGCTGCTGGAGCTGGCCGAGCAGCCGCAGATCGAGCTGCAGGTGCTGCCGTTGGGCTTCGACGGACTGTCCGCCGAGACCGGCGCGTTCTCGCTGCTGGCCTTCCGCGAGCCCGACCTGGCGGAGGTGGTCTACCTGGAGCAGTTCACCACCGCGCTCTACCTGGACCGCCCGCGCGAGGTGGCCGAGTACGCCGAATCCCTGGAGCGGCTGCGGGCCGACAGCCTGACGCCCGAACGCAGTCGCGAGCTTCTTCGGACTCTTCTCCAAGAACCCTGA
- a CDS encoding aldehyde dehydrogenase family protein, protein MSHFSELALQYIDGEWRRGSGSWDIVDINPYNGEKLAAITVATVAEVDQAYRAAERAQREWAQTNPYTRRQVFERALRIIEDHEQEITESIIAELGGTHLKAAFELSLTKDMLREAMQLAIRPEGRILPSPVDGKENRLYRLPVGVVGVISPFNFPLFLSMKPVAPALALGNAVVLKPHQDAPIVGGTLIAKIFEEAGLPAGLLNVVVTDIAEIGDALLEHPVPKAISFTGSDRVGRHVATVAASHFKRSVLELGGNSALIVLDDADVDYAVDAAVFSRFAHQGQVCMAANRILVDRSVLAEFTEKFVAKVASLTVGDPKDPSTQIGPLINTTQADALVAQVDQAVADGATALLRGATVGTLMAPVVLTDLDPKAPILRRELFGPVVLLVPFDGEDEAVALANDTPFGLSGAVHTGDIERGVRVAQRIETGMIHVNDGTIHDEAIVPFGGEKNSGVGRLNGEATVEAFTTVKWISIQHGRSRFPF, encoded by the coding sequence GTGTCGCACTTTTCGGAACTCGCCCTGCAGTACATCGACGGTGAATGGCGCAGGGGCAGCGGTTCCTGGGACATCGTCGACATCAACCCCTACAACGGCGAGAAGCTGGCCGCGATCACGGTGGCCACCGTCGCCGAGGTCGACCAGGCGTACCGGGCGGCCGAGCGGGCCCAGCGCGAGTGGGCCCAGACCAACCCCTACACCCGCCGCCAGGTCTTCGAACGCGCTCTGCGGATCATCGAGGACCACGAGCAGGAGATCACCGAGAGCATCATCGCCGAGCTCGGCGGCACCCACCTCAAGGCCGCCTTCGAACTGTCGCTGACCAAGGACATGCTGCGCGAGGCGATGCAGCTGGCGATCCGCCCCGAGGGCCGGATCCTGCCCTCGCCGGTGGACGGCAAGGAGAACCGCCTCTACCGGCTGCCGGTCGGCGTGGTCGGGGTGATCAGCCCCTTCAACTTCCCGCTCTTCCTCTCCATGAAGCCGGTCGCCCCCGCGCTCGCGCTCGGCAACGCCGTGGTGCTCAAGCCGCACCAGGACGCCCCGATCGTCGGCGGCACCCTGATCGCCAAGATCTTCGAAGAGGCCGGCCTGCCGGCGGGCCTGCTCAACGTGGTGGTCACCGACATCGCCGAGATCGGCGACGCGCTGCTCGAACACCCGGTGCCCAAGGCGATCTCGTTCACCGGCTCGGACCGGGTCGGCCGGCACGTGGCCACCGTCGCCGCCTCGCACTTCAAGCGCTCGGTGCTGGAGCTGGGCGGCAACAGCGCGCTGATCGTGCTGGACGACGCCGACGTCGACTACGCGGTGGACGCGGCGGTGTTCAGCCGCTTCGCGCACCAGGGCCAGGTCTGCATGGCCGCCAACCGGATCCTGGTGGACCGCTCGGTGCTCGCCGAGTTCACCGAGAAGTTCGTCGCCAAGGTCGCCTCGCTCACCGTCGGTGACCCCAAGGACCCCAGCACCCAGATCGGCCCGCTGATCAACACCACCCAGGCCGACGCGCTCGTCGCCCAGGTCGACCAGGCGGTGGCCGACGGCGCCACCGCGCTGCTGCGCGGTGCCACCGTCGGGACCCTGATGGCGCCCGTGGTGCTCACCGACCTCGACCCCAAGGCCCCGATCCTGCGCCGCGAGCTGTTCGGCCCGGTCGTGCTGCTGGTGCCCTTCGACGGCGAGGACGAGGCGGTCGCGCTCGCCAACGACACCCCCTTCGGGCTCAGCGGGGCCGTGCACACCGGCGACATCGAGCGCGGTGTGCGGGTGGCGCAGCGGATCGAGACGGGCATGATCCACGTCAACGACGGCACCATCCACGACGAGGCGATCGTGCCGTTCGGCGGCGAGAAGAACTCCGGGGTGGGCCGGCTGAACGGCGAGGCCACGGTGGAGGCCTTCACCACGGTCAAGTGGATCTCCATCCAGCACGGGCGCAGCCGCTTCCCGTTCTGA